The Mercurialis annua linkage group LG7, ddMerAnnu1.2, whole genome shotgun sequence genome includes the window TGCAAGAAGAACAACCATATCCCATTcttgtttctgatcacaaactaAACTTTGACTTAATAAGAGCCAATTTAGCTAGTCTGCAATCAAACACTTAAAACAAAGTCTTCTGTCTCCCAAATCCAAATCATTGCTTGCCTTGACATTCTTATAAACAACCCTCAAAGCGCATATGCATAGAGACTTAGTGgacaaataattaacaaaagcAAATGAAAAGCTTGGTGCCATGTTCATAGGAAAGAAAAGGAACTAAACTATCAGTGAAGTATATATAAAGCAGATCCACTGCAAATGTGTTGATCTGGAAGATGAACAATGTGCAATCTCGAAACAAAATCTTATACCTTACCTGCTCAGATAGGAAGTGTGCTGAGACAGAATTTAAAGAGTAAGAACTTAATTTGTAGTCACGTTGCATGGCCTGCATAGAACGgaaattagtaaaattaaataatttcttCTCATTAGACCAAGAAAAAAATCATGTAGACTAAAAATAATAGTATCACAATACCTGAAgcaaatcaaattgaactctCCCTTCCAATGTAACTTCTTTACTTTCTCTTGTTCCATACTGTCTGTGACACCAAAATGGTTAATATTTCCAATCATTCAATCATCACTAATCAAATGGAATAGAAATAGTCCTTATTTCCTGTTAGCTACTTGAAAACACTCCAGACAAGTTGAAAGGGAAGCtcaaatataattaatgatGCTAGAGCAAGATACCTACTGGCTAGCGATAATTTATAGAAACcgcaaaataaaaatatgtactTCTTACAGAAAAGGTGAACAAAACGTCTCTCCTCTCAAAAGGTAAATGGCATGACCATCCTTAAAATTAAGCATGCATACGCTTTGATCTTGTCCTTATTCTACTTAAATCAAATGGTCCTAGAAATTTCTGGCAATATAATTAAATCCTCGAATTAAACTGGTTATCAGCAAAAACAATTAACAGAATATGCAAAAGTCTTTTCTTACCAAAGCATATTTAATATCTTGAACGAGGGCATTGCCTTCTACTTAATActaataaaattactaataaaGTACTTATATGACTTAGGATTAAAAGCTCAAGAACAGGGTACTAATTGTAAAAGAAAACAGCCCCCCGCCGCCCCCAAAAAAGAAAAGCACTAAACTACAAGAAAGTTTTCTCTTTTTCACTCAGAACTTGGTTTTTTTTAGCATACATGTAAAATAGGTCTTTTAACACAGTAGTAGTACAGCAAATTCCAGTAAACAAAACACTACCTTGAAGAAAAAGTCGCATCTTTGACCCGAACCATGCTATTCCTAATGCGGCCTAAAATAGGAAATTCTGCTATTCCCAAAGTTTGAGCTCtctataaacgaagaaaaaacgTACATGTCAGATTTAtgcaattataaataatataacaataaCAAACACCAAAGATTATTGTTAAAAAGAAGGGCGGCCATTTCTTGGTAcaaagtaaaaatttaaaaagataagaAGAGTTGCCAATAAGAAAATGacaatgagataaggaaatatcGTATTACCTCAATGAGATATGGCAAGTCAAATTTGCAGATATTGTACCCAATTACAATGTCAGGGTCCACTTCGCGAACAAAATCCTGCATCAATAACCTCTTTTAGAGTATAAAAAGCAGTAAAATCCTCAACATATGAAACTAATAATAACGCAGCAGGTGGACCCTGAAATTTATGCAAAAATGATCCATCACCtgattttctaataaaaaaccATAATACTGGAGTTACGGATGCATGCATGCAAAGAGATTTTATCACATAAAGTACTTCTGAAAATGTGCACGTACCTCTAGGAAAAAAAGGTTAAAGTATGACAAGAAAGTGAATTATGGTTACTTTTAGCAAACAATGTATTTGTTGCTTTACAAAACCATAccaaaggaaagagaaaaggaaGGATTACTATTAGGTTACCAACTAAAAAACTCTAACAGTTAACAAGCAGTATAATGGAACAATAACTGCCTGCCATAAATAATAGTAACTATTAGTAGAAGCATAACTTCCTGACCAGAAACAAGCATAGATAGAGTGCTTAATCTCACACTCGAGGAAATTTTCCATCCCCTTGAACTAATTGCAGATAGTTATAGCTTAAATATCTGTCCATATCGAACATGACCCTTCCAAAAGGATATAAGGACCTATTATCGGATTATACATGATCTACTATGCTGACAACAAACTAGATTCAGAACAAAAACTGAGGATGATGGAAGTACAATACTGATTTATGTTCAATAAGACAAATATGTATTTCTATTTCATGTTGCTCGATCATATTTTATGCATGGAATAGGTTTCAGAAGTCTTATATCTATTTGCACCTAAGGTATGCTTATCAAATTTATAAGTGTTCATCCTCCAAATTAAGCAAGCAATAGAAGTTATAGGTAAAACAAACACTTAGCAGGATAATAGAAGAAATTTGACTGTCATTAGACTAAAAAGTCATTTACCAAATAAAACCATGCCTCAAAAGAAGAAGCCATAAGGCAAAAGACTATTAAGGTCAGCAGAAAATTTCATACCCTCCAAGCCAGCAAAACTTCTCTTTCTGTATCAAATGACATTACATCCACTCCAACTATAGGAGAGCATGAGTTTAAGGTCATGACATTACGAATAAGTGGCTGATCCTCTCCCTGCAAAGTGACTAGATTGGCCACCTACAATTATAAAGAAAATAGATTGAATTAGAAACAGCTGAAAGGAAGGCAATCATCAACCAACCCAAAGGCCTGATTGAAACAAGTAACAAAATAATCAGTATTTAACCTGAATAACAGGATCATGACTAGGCTCAGGAAAATGACCCTTACGACCAGCACACTCAATATCAAAACTCAATATTCGAAATGGGGCCATTTTCGAGAACTCGCCTTCAGGGGCATGGCTGATCAATTCTGAATACCTAAACACATTTATTAAGGAATTTATATATGGACAATAGAATTTCAAAAATTCTCTAAAGATGGCATAATGATCTTCCATGCATAAGGATACAAGCAGTCAAACTCTAATTGGCAATAGGACAAGTTCTTTGATGTTTTCTTGTATTTACCAGCAGGCACTTCAATCCAATTTCCACCAACAACATTGCAATCAATCATGAAGCGAAGGGCAAAAAGAACATTGCTTTCGTATGTCATGAAGCTCTTCATACCAAAGCCATCAATGTGTATGCCTTTGTCAAGAATCCCTGCAAATAAGTAGGAAACATTCGAAGCACTTACAACCAAAAACCAGTTTTcaaaattagatatatttagGAGCAATAAAAAGTAAACGTGTATACCAAAAGAAAAGGCAAAAAAACAAGATGTTTACCACGGCAGCTGGCAACCATTGTTGGCAATGCAACGACTATCTTCAGGAAAGGATGAGATTGCTGCTGCTGATAATACATAATGCTCCTTCTTTGCAAAACTTCAATTTTCCGAATAAATTTCGAAATTTTACTACTCCTATTGGCCTCTCTCATCCTTCCCTAAAGCACCAAAAATGGAAAGTAAAAACTCAGTTCAACATATGAATGTGCACATCATTCCAAAAAATGTCAGTAAAACTACAAAAGAACAAAAGAATATGTAAAATACTAAATACCTCGAGAATATGTTGGATACTAGAGATGTCATCAGGGCCCATTCCATTAGGGCAGCTTATATAAAAATATGGCTCAAATCCATGAACATTGCAGCACACACTATGCCCTAACACAAAACCCGATAGATTATAAATTAGAGTAAGTATCATATTCCTTACAaggttattatttaaaaaaatccacaAAAACCGCTAAACACTCAtctaaattacaaaattttaatcATTCACTGTGTCgtcgaaataaataaaatcaaactaaataaaCAATTTCATCATGAATATTCTCAATTATTAAGTATCAAATAACTAACTAACCTTCCCTTGTAACACCAAAAATTCTGATAATAGCAGCAGGACCTGACCTATCTGGCAAAAGTTCCCTATTACTTTCTCCAATCACATAATCAATCTCCAATTGCTGAAATACTGCGCACAAAAAATGtcataacttaaaaaaattcatagccAGGAAAAAATCACAGTCACAGAAGCTGATCATAATACTTACAGATGCTCTGAGATTGAGACACGTAAGCATGAGAGAGCGGAGGACGGGCCCATTTAGTTAACCTAGAAGCGAAAGCTTCGTGTTTCTCGACGTATCGGAGGATGAGATTCTCTTCGTCTTCGGCAATGAGGGTTTCTTCGAGAAATACATCTTCGTCTACGAATTCTTCTTCTCCGGTCCGTGTTGGTGTAGTGGCTTGAAGCTTGGCGGCTGGCTGCGGTCGCGGTGTCGACGGTGGCGGCCGTTTCTTTGCGTTAGCGTTTCGATTCATTTTGACGGAGATCGCTTTTTGGCGGGATTTTTGTGTTTGCAGTACTGAGGGATAAGAGAGAAAGCGAGggaaaataaatatattgtaaATGGATTTAGGTTTTGCGGGTACTGGTTTCGAGTTTAGAGAAGATCCATTTGGAATAACCGACCCGGTATTGTTGGTAGAATAAAGGGTCGACTTGATGTGATTAATATAGACTATAGTAACTCAGATTTATCTCCTTatcaaataaagataaaatcttGGAATAGCCACAAACATATccctatttaaataaaaatttataaaaatgtataccaagccaaaataaaacaaacatgTACTTTTTATCCAACCGCTAAAAAAGAGGCGCATGGCACACACAAATAAAAAGATGATAAAAAAGCACaaaaaaatacatcaaaaattaatcaaatacacATTTAACATGCGCGTCAGAAAACGCGTTAGTGACGCGTCAGTGCGTGTCagcatataaaaaatatttaaatattataatatatgtatttGCTATGTATTGGAAATGTATTGTgaacatatttttttcatatttctaaaacAAATTCGAAGAGAGGTCCAAAACTGAGAAAAacatgtgtttttttttaagtttagattttgaaaaacaaaaatgtgtatttttattttgtcttgtTATGATTTAGTTGGTGTAAAgagttttaattgttaattagtggattttaatgatattttgaatTATGACTTTTATTAGTCATTTAGAAAAAACCAAATCCATTCCAAATCCATTCGGTGGAGGAAGGAGAgcgattcaagaaaatcaaggAGCGGGTCTTTGCCATTCCGTTCATCCTTGATTGGCATTCCATGCTCGTGCTAGGGGTACGCACTCGGGTTAAACAATAttttgaaattcttggattGTACAAATTGTCGGAATGCACAACCACCGGATACGAAGAGTTAACATGGGAATTCTTCACCACGCTTCGAGCTCAAGGTGAAGACAATTTGACACTCCATTTTCGGCTCCTAGGTGTGGAGTATGTGTTGACAATGGAGATGCTACAAGCGGAGTTTGGGTTACCAACTACGGGACTCAAAGACAATCCAAAGGAATTTAGCTATGAAGACGTTTGGTTGGAAGCGTCGGGAATGGAGGGCTACAAGGCCAAAACGGCCAAAATGGTTGATGTGAAGGATTCCATCCTTGTGATTATTTTGAAATGGGTGGGGCACACTTTCGGCGGAAGGCATGAGTACAACAAGATAGGAGAAACCGAAGTTCTTATGATGAATTCGATTATGCATCCGGAAGTGGAGGCCTACAAGTTGAATATGGCGTGTCGGTTGATCATGAATTTGAGGGATGTGCCGAATGATGATACCAAACTTGGTTTTGGATGGTTGGTAACTCGGATTGCTTTAATGTTGGGTGTTTCCGATGAAGCCTTTGCGAACTTCACTCCGATTCCGGCTAGGAAGCTCGATTCCGATCACATGGAGAAAGCCGGTTATGCAAAGGAAGATAACATGTTGCCTTACTATCAAAGAAAGAAATGGATAAAGGAGCATGGAGTTGTGGCGGCTTACAAAGCGGAATTTGGGGAAGAGGCGGAATATCCGGGAGAGGCACCACCGGAGCCACCACATCCACCTCCGAGATCGAGAAGAGCGGGGAAAGAACCGGTCGAATCAAGCAACCAAGGCGAAGGGGTTCCGGCGGATGCACAAATGGGTCACGGTCCACCAATGGGGTTCTATGAAGAACAacgccaacttgtaatagagtggacctaagtccgagttatcgatcccacaaggagtgaattcaagagtgattatcgatgagaatgaacttagttgcgattcaattcgtttagcaagagaataagtgtttttcttaatgaaCCAATCAACCAACTACTAAAAACTTATGCTATCTAGgaaattaacaaattactaatttaaagaaacgagtaaacactataataattaatgaaattcaagtgataaagaggtttgggagctaataatcctcctaggtcatgcaatcaaggGTATCGGGTTTAGGGTTCTAAACGAGGGCCGAGCGTTCTAAgatcgcaactcccgctctctcgagcctctaagAGCTACAAAACCACGACTAATcgagcttaacctactctcgtagcactaaacgcaattagaggcaattaacaaataaatcacaactcataggccacctaattactaacccactctcatggtgttactaattaagtctctaattaatcaaatccaactaataaaccctctctcaaggtgagaattaatttaagaacaatacttaggtagctaatctaagcaagctttaggctccttaattagaacaatcaacacaaccccacaaccctaacccaatcatacacaactaggattcaaattaacccccaaacatggggtttagccaaccatggtgaagataacaaaaattactaaattttcaacaaacattaaacatctATTGCTATTCATAATGAGTTGAAAGATAATTACCTTAAGTAGAGCTTGTATGTAAATAAAAGTATTCActagataatgaagcttgaGATAATAATAAGATTTGTAGtagaagaaaaatcataaagaaaactaaaatctggaaattacttctcaagaacaataagaacaattgtagatctctacaaaaggaaataaaaagtaCTATATTAGGATTGAGGCTAAAAGTGTAGAATGTTTtaccctaaaaacataaaaggccTTATATAGCCAAGCCAAAAGAGGCTAAATGACAAATCCACTAGTACAAAGGTTTGACCAAAAGGGGATAAATGGGCCCACTAGCACACTGACCCAAAAAGATTTGCTTCTCCAGGTTTCcttcatgtctcgatcgagaagcctttGTAAggatgcttctcgatcgagaccctaTTTTTAGGTAGCTCTCGGCTTCTCTTGGAGACcttggtctcgatcgagaagcttagaACAGgggccttctcgatcgagacctgcaTAAAAAGTGGCTTCTCGATTTGAAAACCTTTGTCTCGATAGAGACCTTGGTAAACCTTGGGTCTCTTTCAATCTTGCGTCCTAGCTTCCGTCTTCTAGATTTCTTTGATACTTCGCCCTTTATTGATCAAAAACCTTCATAatcgctccgattacctgaaATTGCACgcacacgtaataaggcatacaattgctttaaaaacgcATATAAAACGTTCGAAGCGATGCTAAAAAGACTCGAACCGATAGGAGTATTCCACTCCTATCAGAAGTTGTCGctaattgaaatattatttgaagTTGCCGCTAGttgaaatattatttgaagTTGCCgctaattgaaattttattattggaAGTTACTgctcattaaaattttattatcgaTTCTTATCTTCTATATCGATAATGTATCAGTGGTGTATTTATGATATATCGAGAATGTATCAACGAAGCATCCGTCatattgaaaattatttcgtTAAAGCCAATCACTATGAGTTGatgtttctaaacattataAACAATGGTGTATCTACGACAttcattttgttacaataattaaaaaatatgtatctACGATATATcagtgatatatatatataatgtgtCGACGATTATCTACAATATATCGATGATTTATCTACAATATATCGGTGGTGTATATACGATGTATCGTCgatttatcaaatatgtatttatctaatatatacataataaattGAATCAATAACTATATATGCcttcattaaatttatcacaacttgAAGTAAATCTTATATATGcgagtttaaataaaaaatataaatattataattttctaATATACATAAGAAATCAAATCTCATAAATAATTCAGATACATCTTAGAAACGAGTCATATGCATCTTAAAAGCATTTTAGATATATCTCAAAAACAATGCAAATACATCTCAGAACTAGTTAAGCTACATTTTtcgaaataaaaaaagtagtctaaacttcttataaaaaatatgagtgtttatcccatgcaaccgttgcgccacgtcatttttacatcaagccaatgagcatttgcgatagggaatcttttaattattacttattttttttatcattcaatttttcacatgactaacgcacaattggtttgttgcacgaatgacatggcgcaacgattgtgtgcaataatttttcaaaaaatattgatgAAATCAtcaaacttaaaaacaaaagagaaaaatCAGTAAACAGAAATAGAttaataaataacacataaacatataaaaatgatacatttcaaatatatctaataaacaattaaggataaacaaattaatagaTTTGACAATCAATTGTCGTCTATCTTATTAGGACAGGTAACAAAATCACTCCCAAAACCAAAAGCTAATTTGAAAAAGCTAATTTTGGTGAACTTGTTCTACTTTAATCAGCTCTTCCCTCTCATATTCAGTCGATTTCAAGAAATGAATTTGATATGACCCGAAATTTTAAATCGACACTGGCGCTACAAAATGAAAGTGGTAGTTCCGAAATTCATAACAAATCTGAAAATACTGTAATTTTTCGCATTTCAAAACTCTTATAACATATATAACATGTGTTCAGAAaactttgttaattttttatttatttatcataaatatttctttttaaaaactgATATTGCAACACTAAAAATCAGGGCGTATCTCATTTTTCTTATAACTCACCCTATTTCAAACACAATACcatcatttttataataaaataaaccagtacaataaataaaatactggTAAACCACTCATCTTTTATAAATCTCACAgctttttaaatgaaatacATATACATTAGCTTTATGTCGGAGTTATATGAAAATAGAGTGAACTACGTACTGAAAACAAGAATAACTATTCTTTCTTTTACATATTAAtcaatttcttttatatattaatcATATATATGTCTTTTAGTTTATattgcttaattcgctataaaCTGTTAATAGTATCAATGATATCTATATtcacttaaattttatttaatttagtttagtttttctttatattatagtaaaatatttatattttcatatatattacTTGATTATACTTAATATTAGTTTTAATCAAGtgagattttgatatttttattttgattttaaatctaaattttaaattaaaaaaattcattttcaaaccGGCGAGaatcaatttttcttaaaaCATGACTTGGCGGTTCTAAACTGAAACCATTGGATTATGAACCGTGGTCACCTTTAGATGTTGGTTCATATTTTATCTTCTTTCAACTTTTGTTGATATATTCAGCTCATGTATTTTCTCTACAGTCAATGGTGGATCAATTATTTTAGcccaaataaaattttatttgaccATTACTTTACCTCTGACCTCCTGGCAAACTCGAACTTATTCTCTTTCAAGTTGATAATTTCTAGCGGCAAGCCATGCTAAAGCCTATCCAGACCGTACCGGATGTGCTATTGTCCTTGCCCACCGGCCTTGTTGTCGTTTCTTCAAATGCACGGTCCAATATTTCTTCAATCGACATTGTTTCGACCATTGCAATACTATAATATCTCTTGCTACTCCTTAATCTCCTCCCACAACCATCTGAAGCTGGCAACTTTATTATCAAATATTGTATACTTGTTATTGTTTCTGAATCAGAGAAATGGTCTGCCTAGTGCGATGTTGTACATTAGGTGCATGTAATTATATTGAACATTGTTCTGACTTTTCTACTCACCCCCCTCCTGATATGTTGAACTCTACCATCAATTCAACCATTTCCAATGGTTAGATAGGGTTGCATTTCAATCCAATTATAACTGTTTTGCTTTAAGAGTATGTCTTATAGAGACATATTTTGTTTGGTGTTTTTTCATCAATTTGCATATATATTTTTCGATGATAAATGGATGGTTTAATTTTTCTCTgtaaatataagtttaattaTCGAACTATGTAAA containing:
- the LOC126655416 gene encoding DNA polymerase delta catalytic subunit isoform X2, with translation MNRNANAKKRPPPSTPRPQPAAKLQATTPTRTGEEEFVDEDVFLEETLIAEDEENLILRYVEKHEAFASRLTKWARPPLSHAYVSQSQSILFQQLEIDYVIGESNRELLPDRSGPAAIIRIFGVTREGHSVCCNVHGFEPYFYISCPNGMGPDDISSIQHILEGRMREANRSSKISKFIRKIEVLQRRSIMYYQQQQSHPFLKIVVALPTMVASCRGILDKGIHIDGFGMKSFMTYESNVLFALRFMIDCNVVGGNWIEVPAGKYKKTSKNLSYCQLEFDCLYSELISHAPEGEFSKMAPFRILSFDIECAGRKGHFPEPSHDPVIQVANLVTLQGEDQPLIRNVMTLNSCSPIVGVDVMSFDTEREVLLAWRDFVREVDPDIVIGYNICKFDLPYLIERAQTLGIAEFPILGRIRNSMVRVKDATFSSRQYGTRESKEVTLEGRVQFDLLQAMQRDYKLSSYSLNSVSAHFLSEQKEDVHHSIISDLQNGNAETRRRLAVYCLKDAYLPQRLLDKLMYIYNYVEMARVTGVPISFLLSRGQSIKVLSQLLRKAKQKNLVIPNVKQAGSSEQGTYEGATVLEANAGFYEKPIATLDFASLYPSIMMAYNLCYCSLVTPDDVRKLNLPPECVNKTPSGEIFVKSSLQKGILPEILEELLAARRRAKADLKEAKDPLEKAVLDGRQLALKISANSVYGFTGATIGQLPCLEISSSVTSYGRQMIEHTKKLVEDKFTIMGGYEHNAEVIYGDTDSVMVQFGVPTVEEAMKLGREAAEHISGTFIKPIKLEFEKVYFPYLLISKKRYAGLYWTNPEKFDKMDTKGIETVRRDNCLLVKNLVNECLHKLLIDRDVPGAVQFVKNTISDLLMNRMDLSLLVITKGLTKTGDDYEVKAAHVELAERMRKPSYHNRFVWLSIQMGKAS